From the Thermosinus carboxydivorans Nor1 genome, one window contains:
- a CDS encoding 6-phosphofructokinase, protein MKHIAVLTGGGDCPGLNAVIRAVVRTASGYGLKVTGVRDGFKGLIHGHLTPLDLASASGLLHRGGTILGTTNRDNPFRYAVKEGDELRYIDMSGQVMANLKHWEIDGLIVIGGDGSLSIARDFHRLGLPVVGVPKTIDNDLSATDVTFGFDSAVTTAVEALDKLHTTAESHHRVMLLEVMGRYAGWIALHAGIAGGADVIVIPEIPYTTAKIIEAINRRLASGKRFSIIVVAEGAKPVGGDYTVQRIVPGSHEQLRLGGVSHRIAAEIEEQTGLETRVTILGHLQRGGSPTPRDRLLASRFGVHAVKMLISGEFGRMAALHGGDIVSVPLEEATGKLKTVPPDCRLVAEARCLDISFGD, encoded by the coding sequence ATGAAACATATCGCTGTTCTCACCGGCGGCGGCGATTGTCCAGGCCTCAACGCCGTCATCCGCGCCGTAGTGCGCACAGCTTCCGGCTACGGGCTTAAAGTCACCGGCGTTCGCGACGGCTTCAAAGGCCTGATCCACGGCCACCTGACGCCGCTTGACCTGGCCAGCGCCAGCGGCCTGCTGCACCGCGGCGGCACCATTTTGGGCACTACCAACCGCGACAACCCCTTCCGCTATGCGGTAAAGGAAGGCGACGAGCTGCGCTACATTGACATGTCCGGCCAAGTGATGGCTAACCTAAAACACTGGGAAATCGACGGCCTGATCGTCATCGGCGGCGACGGCAGCCTGAGTATCGCCCGCGACTTTCACCGCCTGGGTCTGCCGGTCGTCGGCGTACCCAAAACAATCGACAATGACCTGTCGGCTACCGATGTTACCTTCGGCTTTGACTCGGCCGTCACCACCGCCGTCGAAGCACTGGACAAGCTGCACACCACCGCCGAATCCCACCATCGCGTCATGCTGCTCGAAGTCATGGGCCGCTATGCCGGCTGGATCGCCTTGCACGCCGGCATAGCCGGCGGCGCCGATGTTATCGTCATACCCGAAATTCCCTATACCACCGCAAAAATCATTGAAGCCATTAACCGCCGCCTCGCGAGCGGCAAACGTTTCAGCATCATCGTCGTCGCCGAAGGCGCCAAGCCGGTCGGCGGCGACTACACCGTCCAGCGCATTGTGCCTGGCAGCCACGAACAGCTCCGCCTAGGCGGCGTCAGCCACCGCATAGCGGCAGAAATCGAAGAACAGACCGGCCTGGAAACGCGCGTCACCATCCTGGGTCACCTCCAGCGCGGCGGCTCGCCCACCCCGCGCGACCGGCTGCTCGCCTCCCGTTTCGGCGTCCATGCCGTAAAAATGCTGATTAGCGGCGAATTCGGCCGCATGGCCGCCCTCCATGGCGGCGACATCGTTTCCGTTCCCCTTGAAGAAGCCACCGGCAAACTCAAAACCGTCCCACCCGACTGCCGCCTCGTCGCCGAAGCCCGCTGCCTGGACATCTCGTTTGGCGACTAG
- a CDS encoding DUF2225 domain-containing protein, producing the protein MAASLLYDTEKPCPVCEKTFTVTKVRSRLVTLRQDSDFCTYYKDINPYYYDIWVCPHCGYAAPENWFASLPPTGREKVRAFLGGRQVNVNFAGERTREQAIAAFKLAIFYAGLVEADHSRQGGLYLKLAWLYREAGEAASEQAALKKALEHYEQALFRERLPIGNMSEITLMYLVGELARRTGDYDKALSYFGRLVSDPRAKLEKRVLELAREAWHEAREAKKGQAEATSQVEELSREQL; encoded by the coding sequence ATGGCGGCGTCGCTATTGTATGATACGGAAAAGCCCTGCCCGGTGTGTGAAAAGACTTTCACGGTCACCAAAGTGCGCAGCCGGTTGGTGACGCTCCGGCAGGACAGCGATTTTTGCACTTATTATAAGGATATCAACCCTTATTACTATGACATCTGGGTGTGCCCGCACTGCGGCTATGCCGCGCCGGAAAACTGGTTCGCCAGCCTGCCGCCGACCGGACGGGAAAAGGTGCGCGCTTTTTTGGGCGGCCGTCAGGTCAATGTGAACTTTGCCGGGGAACGTACGCGCGAGCAGGCAATAGCCGCCTTCAAACTGGCGATCTTTTATGCCGGCCTGGTTGAGGCTGACCATTCCCGTCAGGGCGGGCTGTATCTCAAGCTGGCCTGGCTGTACCGGGAAGCCGGGGAGGCGGCAAGTGAGCAGGCAGCGCTTAAGAAAGCCTTGGAGCACTATGAGCAGGCTTTGTTTAGGGAGCGCCTGCCGATCGGCAATATGTCGGAAATAACCCTGATGTACCTGGTGGGGGAACTGGCCCGGCGCACCGGAGATTATGACAAAGCGCTTAGCTATTTTGGCCGGCTGGTCAGCGACCCGCGGGCTAAACTCGAAAAGCGCGTGCTGGAGCTGGCGCGCGAAGCCTGGCATGAGGCCCGGGAGGCCAAGAAGGGGCAGGCTGAGGCAACCAGTCAAGTGGAAGAGTTGTCACGGGAACAGTTATAG
- a CDS encoding Uma2 family endonuclease gives MQECFRETAVRYGLPVKERYTYEDYARLPEGAPLQLIGGKLVMTPAPGKTHQQVVKKLFRLLDDYVEQQKGGEVHFAPRDVELAPHEVYQPDILFISRERLAISTEDKVAGAPDLVVEVLSPATAYYDLRKKFRAYERYGVREYWIADPEEKSIEVYALDGGKFVLASRAEVAGEVASQVLAGLTVDVGKVFGGQA, from the coding sequence ATGCAGGAGTGTTTCCGGGAGACGGCTGTCAGGTACGGGCTGCCGGTGAAAGAACGTTACACATATGAAGACTACGCGCGGCTGCCGGAGGGGGCGCCGCTGCAGCTGATCGGGGGGAAGCTTGTTATGACGCCGGCGCCGGGAAAAACGCATCAGCAGGTGGTAAAAAAACTGTTCCGCCTGCTAGACGATTATGTGGAACAGCAAAAGGGCGGCGAAGTGCATTTTGCCCCGCGGGACGTCGAACTTGCCCCGCATGAGGTGTATCAGCCCGACATCCTGTTTATTTCCCGGGAAAGACTGGCCATTTCCACCGAAGATAAAGTGGCGGGTGCGCCTGACTTAGTGGTGGAAGTGCTGTCGCCGGCGACGGCGTACTACGACCTGCGCAAAAAGTTCCGCGCATATGAGCGCTATGGCGTGCGGGAGTATTGGATTGCCGATCCGGAGGAAAAAAGCATCGAGGTATACGCGCTTGACGGCGGCAAGTTTGTTCTTGCTTCGCGAGCTGAGGTCGCAGGCGAAGTTGCTTCGCAAGTTTTGGCCGGCCTGACGGTGGATGTCGGCAAAGTATTCGGTGGTCAGGCTTGA
- a CDS encoding YjfB family protein, which translates to MDIAAVSVVLNNSKIADQAGVQVMKLAMDTVASQSKALTADMVQLMQQSVQPHLGGNVDIKV; encoded by the coding sequence ATGGATATCGCCGCAGTATCGGTGGTGCTGAATAATAGCAAAATAGCAGACCAAGCTGGCGTGCAGGTGATGAAGCTGGCGATGGACACTGTCGCCAGCCAGAGCAAGGCGCTGACGGCGGACATGGTGCAACTGATGCAGCAGTCGGTGCAGCCGCATTTGGGTGGTAATGTCGATATTAAGGTTTGA
- a CDS encoding flagellar protein FlaG — translation MAASIGPVSSRPFYQQLDFSVRAKETSPVMQAIDSKLNAAGRKSVGQQSFQAALQYMAKLFDKKNVQVTTNIDNQGLTQVTLTDGDSGKRIAQLPPDAVVAMAERARQQHVGWLVDVVL, via the coding sequence ATGGCGGCAAGCATTGGTCCTGTTTCGAGCAGACCGTTTTATCAGCAACTGGATTTTTCGGTGCGGGCCAAGGAAACATCGCCGGTAATGCAGGCGATTGACAGCAAATTAAACGCGGCGGGGCGGAAAAGCGTTGGCCAACAATCGTTTCAGGCCGCCTTACAGTATATGGCCAAGCTGTTTGACAAGAAAAACGTGCAGGTGACGACCAACATTGACAATCAGGGCCTGACTCAGGTTACGCTTACCGACGGCGACAGCGGCAAACGCATTGCCCAGCTGCCGCCCGACGCGGTGGTGGCAATGGCCGAGCGCGCCCGGCAGCAACACGTCGGTTGGCTGGTCGACGTTGTTTTATAA
- a CDS encoding nucleotidyl transferase AbiEii/AbiGii toxin family protein translates to MYWQVLDAARRDLLERIAVSLPLPGSYLAGGTALALLLGHRMSEDFDWFCPSDFDPGQLSERLRAFGIVEVAETAQGTFHGWFD, encoded by the coding sequence ATGTATTGGCAGGTACTCGACGCAGCTCGACGGGATTTATTAGAGCGAATAGCCGTGAGCTTGCCGCTGCCAGGCAGTTATCTCGCGGGCGGTACGGCGCTCGCGTTGCTCTTGGGGCACCGGATGTCAGAAGACTTCGATTGGTTTTGTCCGTCTGACTTTGATCCGGGGCAGCTGAGCGAGCGGCTGCGCGCCTTTGGCATTGTCGAAGTGGCAGAAACGGCGCAAGGGACGTTTCACGGCTGGTTTGACTAA
- a CDS encoding DUF6922 domain-containing protein, which yields MKYWYEMEGKVLVMRAGRDMAVDGARLPERLKRLFWDVDFASVDCCLHRDFIIERVLNMGDMDDLLWLWRTFTATEICQVVRTSRRLTKKTARCWQAFFGLAEEEMACIGRYSTQLDGIY from the coding sequence ATGAAGTATTGGTATGAGATGGAAGGAAAGGTGCTAGTTATGCGGGCTGGAAGAGATATGGCGGTGGACGGGGCAAGGCTGCCGGAAAGGTTGAAACGGCTGTTTTGGGACGTTGACTTTGCCAGTGTCGACTGCTGTTTGCACCGGGATTTCATTATTGAACGGGTGCTCAATATGGGCGATATGGATGATCTGCTGTGGCTTTGGCGTACGTTTACGGCGACAGAAATTTGTCAGGTGGTGCGAACCAGCCGTCGGCTGACGAAAAAGACGGCACGCTGCTGGCAGGCGTTTTTCGGTCTGGCGGAGGAGGAGATGGCATGTATTGGCAGGTACTCGACGCAGCTCGACGGGATTTATTAG
- a CDS encoding ATP-binding protein — MYITRAMEETVLAIQNSFPILLITGPRQVGKTTMLKKLSDSNRKYVTLDDPLIRELAITDPALFLQRFEPPVIIDEIQYAPELLTYIKMHVDQNGRNGDFWLTGSQIFHLMKNVSESLAGRVGILNMLGLSNSEITNRPSSPFKTQPNELIKKAKLAKPQKLGQIFERIFKGGMPALYANKTAGVEIFFSSYVQTYLQRDIRDLTQVGDDQAFFRFLSCVAARTSQIVNYADMAKDVGISPPTAKHWLSILVTSGVVFLLEPYFNNALKRLIKSPKMYFLDTGLCAYLTRWTSPEALEAGAMSGAFFETWVVGEIVKSYLNAGRRPPLYYYRDKDQREIDLIINENDTLYPIEIKKSAGPSKNAVKNFEILHKYGLKVGPGSVICLANDLLPIDENNWYVPAWLI, encoded by the coding sequence ATGTATATAACCCGGGCTATGGAAGAAACGGTACTTGCCATACAAAACAGCTTCCCCATCCTATTGATCACAGGCCCAAGGCAAGTCGGCAAAACCACCATGTTGAAAAAATTAAGTGATAGCAATAGAAAATATGTAACCCTCGACGACCCGCTAATCAGGGAACTGGCGATAACGGATCCTGCTTTATTTTTGCAAAGGTTTGAGCCGCCGGTAATTATTGACGAAATTCAATATGCCCCTGAGCTTCTAACGTATATAAAAATGCACGTTGACCAAAACGGCAGAAATGGTGATTTTTGGCTCACAGGATCGCAAATATTCCATTTAATGAAAAACGTAAGCGAATCCCTTGCCGGACGTGTTGGAATTTTAAATATGCTTGGGCTTTCCAACAGCGAAATAACCAACCGACCGTCTTCGCCCTTTAAAACCCAACCAAATGAACTAATAAAAAAAGCAAAATTGGCCAAACCCCAAAAGCTTGGCCAAATTTTCGAAAGGATTTTCAAAGGAGGCATGCCGGCCCTTTACGCCAACAAAACCGCCGGCGTCGAAATATTTTTTTCTTCATATGTACAGACCTATCTGCAGCGGGATATAAGAGACTTGACGCAAGTAGGAGATGATCAGGCTTTTTTTAGGTTTTTGTCTTGCGTTGCCGCCAGAACAAGTCAAATCGTAAATTATGCCGACATGGCAAAAGATGTCGGCATCAGTCCGCCCACGGCCAAACACTGGCTATCCATTCTCGTAACCTCGGGCGTAGTTTTTTTATTGGAGCCATATTTCAATAACGCCCTTAAACGACTAATCAAGTCGCCAAAAATGTATTTTCTGGATACTGGGCTATGTGCCTATTTGACCAGGTGGACTTCGCCCGAGGCCCTAGAAGCCGGGGCAATGTCCGGTGCGTTTTTTGAAACCTGGGTTGTCGGCGAAATCGTAAAAAGTTATTTAAATGCCGGAAGAAGACCGCCGTTATACTACTATCGGGATAAAGATCAACGGGAAATTGATCTTATAATCAACGAAAACGATACTCTCTACCCCATAGAAATAAAAAAGAGCGCCGGGCCGAGCAAAAACGCGGTTAAAAACTTTGAAATCCTGCACAAGTATGGGCTCAAAGTCGGCCCCGGCAGCGTCATATGCCTGGCAAACGATCTGCTGCCCATTGATGAAAATAACTGGTATGTGCCGGCTTGGCTAATATGA
- a CDS encoding type II toxin-antitoxin system HicB family antitoxin, translating to MKKKLEYYLALPYRFEVIPAEEGGYVGTVPDLPGCITQGETLTEVIAMIEDAKRVWLETAIEEGIDIPEPVGHDEDYSGKFVVRVPKSLHRELVRKAKEENVSLNQLAMYLLAAGIGRPNAVKK from the coding sequence ATGAAAAAGAAACTTGAATATTACTTGGCGCTTCCTTATCGTTTTGAAGTAATTCCGGCAGAGGAAGGTGGCTATGTTGGTACAGTACCTGATTTGCCAGGGTGTATTACCCAAGGGGAGACATTGACTGAGGTCATCGCAATGATTGAGGACGCCAAACGGGTTTGGCTTGAAACAGCCATTGAAGAAGGCATAGACATACCGGAGCCGGTCGGTCACGATGAAGATTATAGCGGTAAGTTTGTTGTCAGAGTGCCGAAGTCTTTGCACCGAGAGTTGGTACGAAAGGCGAAGGAAGAAAACGTAAGTTTGAATCAGCTTGCGATGTACTTGTTGGCAGCCGGTATCGGACGGCCTAATGCGGTTAAAAAATAA
- a CDS encoding type II toxin-antitoxin system HicA family toxin: MGGLQKLYERVKNNPKTVRFEELQKLLRRAGYKERQPRGGSSHYTYTKDGKIITIPYDRPYIKRVYVEQAIVLLGDFYEEDDK; this comes from the coding sequence ATGGGTGGTTTGCAGAAGCTATATGAGCGGGTTAAGAATAATCCGAAAACAGTTAGATTCGAAGAACTGCAAAAACTGCTAAGACGGGCAGGCTATAAAGAGCGCCAGCCCAGGGGCGGCTCCAGTCACTATACATATACTAAAGACGGCAAGATCATTACTATACCTTATGATCGACCGTATATAAAGCGGGTTTACGTCGAACAAGCGATTGTCCTATTAGGTGATTTTTACGAGGAGGATGACAAATAA
- a CDS encoding flagellar protein FlaG — protein sequence MAASIGPVSSKPFYTQLDFSVRAKDTSPTMQAIDSKLNAAGRKSVGQQSFQASLQYLARLFDKKNVQVATSIDNQGLTQVTLTDGDSGKRIAQLPPDAVVAMANRARQQHVGWLVDVVL from the coding sequence ATGGCGGCAAGCATTGGGCCTGTTTCGAGCAAACCGTTTTATACCCAGCTGGATTTTTCCGTGCGTGCTAAGGATACTTCGCCGACAATGCAGGCAATTGACAGCAAATTGAATGCGGCAGGAAGAAAAAGTGTCGGCCAGCAGTCGTTTCAGGCATCGCTGCAGTATTTGGCACGTCTTTTTGACAAGAAAAACGTGCAGGTGGCTACCAGCATTGACAATCAGGGGTTGACGCAGGTGACGCTGACCGATGGCGACAGCGGAAAGCGTATTGCCCAGCTTCCGCCTGACGCGGTGGTGGCAATGGCCAATCGCGCCCGGCAGCAGCATGTCGGTTGGCTGGTGGACGTAGTGCTATAA
- a CDS encoding YjfB family protein gives MDIAAVSVVLNNSKIADQAGLQVMKLAMDTAASQSKALTADMLKLMQQAVQPHLGGNVDIKV, from the coding sequence ATGGATATTGCCGCGGTATCGGTGGTGCTGAATAATAGCAAAATAGCAGACCAAGCCGGCCTGCAGGTGATGAAACTGGCGATGGATACTGCTGCCAGCCAGAGTAAGGCACTGACGGCGGACATGTTGAAACTGATGCAGCAGGCGGTGCAGCCGCATTTGGGAGGTAATGTTGATATTAAGGTTTAG
- the fliB gene encoding flagellin lysine-N-methylase has protein sequence MKKLLQPQYVGKFACIGGACADSCCIGWRVTIDKDTYHKYRACPDDQLRALMDEQVTRTRDNKGADSYAKVRLRADGSCPFLSEEKLCLIQQKLGEQYLSNTCANYPRTINQVNDALERSLTMSCPEAARLALMDEKPMEFDEIAADVPAERLVINKKIDASAVRAAFKPERYFWELRVFIISLLQDRRFPLWVRLAVLGLFCQKLDELARTGQSKEIPVLIGTYLNRLDSGVLAEELANVPGQPVIQMLLVKELADERIFAGITNRRFLECFAEFLLGLNYTADAAKDEIGARYAEAGRDWYLPFIAKHGHMLEHYLVNYVFKTLFPFSGEKHVFDNYVLMAVHYAMLKVLLTGMAAHHKDKLGAEHALKLIQSFAKVVEHNNAYLKNVIRLLKDNKFDTLAHMVILVRD, from the coding sequence ATGAAAAAACTGCTTCAGCCCCAGTATGTCGGCAAATTCGCGTGCATCGGCGGCGCCTGCGCAGACTCGTGCTGCATCGGTTGGCGGGTGACGATAGACAAAGACACTTATCATAAATACCGCGCCTGTCCGGACGATCAGTTGCGCGCGCTGATGGACGAGCAGGTGACGCGCACGCGCGATAATAAAGGTGCCGACAGCTATGCCAAGGTGAGGCTTAGGGCCGACGGCAGCTGCCCGTTCCTGTCCGAGGAGAAGCTGTGCCTCATCCAGCAAAAGCTAGGCGAACAATATCTATCCAACACCTGCGCCAACTATCCTCGCACCATCAATCAGGTCAACGACGCTCTGGAACGCTCGCTCACCATGTCATGCCCGGAAGCGGCGCGGCTGGCACTTATGGACGAAAAACCAATGGAATTTGACGAAATCGCCGCCGATGTCCCGGCAGAGCGGCTGGTAATAAATAAAAAGATTGACGCCAGCGCCGTCCGCGCGGCGTTTAAGCCCGAGCGGTATTTCTGGGAACTGCGCGTTTTTATCATTTCCCTGCTTCAAGACCGGCGCTTTCCCTTATGGGTTCGCTTGGCCGTGCTCGGCCTGTTCTGCCAAAAACTCGACGAGCTGGCGCGGACGGGTCAAAGCAAGGAAATTCCCGTTCTGATCGGCACCTACCTCAATCGCCTGGACAGCGGAGTGCTGGCGGAAGAACTGGCCAATGTTCCCGGGCAACCGGTTATCCAGATGCTTTTAGTCAAAGAGCTGGCGGACGAGCGGATTTTTGCCGGGATCACCAACCGGCGGTTCCTCGAGTGCTTTGCCGAGTTTTTGTTAGGGCTAAATTACACGGCCGACGCGGCCAAAGACGAGATCGGCGCGCGCTACGCCGAGGCTGGCCGCGACTGGTACCTGCCGTTTATCGCCAAGCACGGCCATATGCTTGAGCATTACCTGGTAAACTATGTATTTAAGACCCTGTTCCCCTTCAGTGGGGAAAAACACGTCTTTGACAATTATGTACTAATGGCCGTTCACTACGCCATGCTGAAAGTGCTGCTGACCGGTATGGCCGCGCATCACAAAGACAAACTCGGCGCTGAACATGCGCTTAAACTAATCCAGTCGTTTGCCAAAGTGGTGGAACATAACAATGCATACCTAAAAAATGTTATTCGGTTACTAAAGGACAATAAATTCGACACCCTTGCCCATATGGTCATCCTTGTCCGCGATTAA
- a CDS encoding flagellin N-terminal helical domain-containing protein: protein MIINHNMSALNTYRQLSINNANTSKSLEKLSSGLRINRAGDDAAGLAISEKMRGQIRGLDQAARNAQDGISLIQTAEGALNETHSILQRMRELAVQAASDTNTASDRSELQKEVDQLAQEIGRIGNTTQFNTQKLLDGKFNGTFHIGANENQTLTLSINDMRSYNLGVTGDVTIKETGTLAAGDFADGTYTVAKANDGTYQLLDVTGNIVATSTDAKTYKNVLDTTKTITFTNTVTSGKVIVSGTNADAEATVATANSGLEAGTYTYDATNKVLKDAGGNVVAVSSDGTKFTVGGTNVLDLGSNALADGDTVVIHGVDITSRDAANKAITTIEKALEIVSDERAKMGAYQNRLEHTINNLSTSSENLTAAESRIRDVDMAKEMMNFQKNSILAQAAQAMLAQANQQPQGVLQLLR, encoded by the coding sequence ATGATTATCAACCACAACATGTCAGCGCTCAACACCTATCGCCAGTTGAGCATCAACAACGCTAACACCAGCAAGTCTTTGGAGAAATTGTCTTCCGGTCTGCGCATCAACCGCGCCGGTGACGATGCGGCAGGTCTGGCCATCAGTGAAAAAATGAGAGGTCAGATTCGGGGCTTGGATCAGGCGGCAAGAAATGCTCAAGACGGTATTTCACTAATTCAAACCGCTGAGGGTGCTCTGAATGAGACTCATTCAATTTTGCAGCGTATGAGGGAATTAGCTGTTCAGGCAGCAAGTGATACTAATACAGCTTCTGATCGCTCTGAACTTCAAAAAGAAGTGGATCAGTTAGCTCAGGAAATTGGACGAATTGGTAACACCACACAATTCAATACACAAAAGTTGCTAGATGGCAAATTTAATGGTACGTTCCATATTGGTGCTAATGAAAATCAAACGCTAACATTGAGTATTAATGACATGCGGTCATATAATTTAGGAGTTACTGGAGATGTAACAATTAAAGAAACTGGTACTCTTGCAGCAGGAGACTTTGCTGATGGTACCTACACGGTTGCAAAGGCCAATGATGGTACGTATCAATTATTAGACGTAACTGGTAACATAGTAGCAACCAGTACAGATGCAAAGACATATAAAAATGTTTTGGATACTACAAAAACGATTACTTTTACTAATACAGTTACATCAGGTAAAGTAATAGTTAGTGGTACTAATGCAGATGCAGAGGCAACTGTTGCAACAGCAAATAGTGGTTTAGAAGCTGGGACATATACGTATGATGCTACTAATAAAGTTTTAAAAGACGCTGGTGGAAACGTTGTTGCTGTGTCATCGGATGGTACAAAATTTACAGTGGGTGGTACCAATGTATTAGATTTGGGTAGTAACGCTCTTGCAGATGGAGACACTGTAGTTATTCATGGAGTTGATATAACCAGTAGGGATGCGGCTAACAAAGCCATTACTACTATTGAAAAAGCCCTAGAAATAGTGTCAGACGAGCGGGCAAAAATGGGAGCCTATCAGAATCGACTCGAGCACACAATTAACAACCTCAGCACCTCCAGCGAAAACCTCACCGCCGCCGAGTCCCGCATCCGCGACGTAGACATGGCGAAGGAAATGATGAACTTCCAGAAGAACAGCATCCTCGCTCAAGCAGCGCAAGCCATGCTCGCCCAAGCCAACCAACAGCCTCAAGGCGTGCTGCAGCTGCTGCGGTAA
- a CDS encoding IS110 family RNA-guided transposase — MSNNVQVVYERCCGLDIHKRKIEACALIGEKMRRNSFGTTSEQLHKLADWLKKHEVEIVAMESTGVYWKPVINVLEAEGIKAIIVNAQHIKNVPGRKTDVKDAEWIASLLRHGLLKPSFIPERRQREMREITRLRTAKIQERAREIQRLQKFLEGCNIKLSSVVSDINGVTAKEIIKAIAAGVNDPKKLAELSRGRLSASQEELETALDGIVSPDIRTLIQIQLEAIEALDKQIASLDLMMERIEQEDENFKEALELIDTIPGIGKRIAQVILAEIGLDMSRFPSDKHIAAWSGLAPGNNESAGKRRSGKAKPGNPQLRSQLVQAAHTIARMKNCYLSSLYHRIAARRGKKRAAVAVAHAIIVIIYHMLIRKEPYKDLGENYLSEQMRRSKIKNLVNLVKNIKKLDDDVQFIISDQSIRIVIGEEVKEFSMTG, encoded by the coding sequence ATGAGTAATAATGTCCAGGTCGTTTATGAACGGTGTTGCGGGTTAGACATTCACAAACGCAAAATCGAAGCCTGTGCCCTGATAGGTGAAAAAATGCGACGCAACAGTTTCGGCACTACGTCAGAACAGCTGCATAAACTTGCCGATTGGCTTAAAAAACATGAAGTGGAAATTGTAGCAATGGAAAGCACCGGTGTCTACTGGAAACCGGTTATCAATGTTCTGGAAGCCGAAGGAATAAAAGCGATAATAGTCAATGCCCAACACATTAAAAATGTACCTGGACGAAAAACCGATGTTAAGGATGCCGAGTGGATAGCTTCGCTTCTTCGCCATGGACTACTAAAACCAAGCTTCATTCCCGAGCGTAGGCAACGGGAAATGCGCGAAATCACGAGGTTACGCACAGCAAAAATTCAGGAACGTGCCCGTGAAATTCAGAGGCTGCAAAAATTCTTGGAAGGCTGCAACATAAAATTATCATCAGTGGTAAGCGATATAAACGGCGTAACGGCTAAAGAAATCATCAAAGCAATTGCTGCCGGTGTAAACGACCCGAAAAAACTGGCTGAATTATCCCGTGGCCGGTTGAGTGCTTCCCAGGAAGAACTTGAAACTGCCCTAGACGGAATAGTAAGCCCTGATATTCGCACTCTAATCCAGATCCAACTTGAAGCTATTGAAGCCTTAGATAAACAAATAGCATCACTAGACTTAATGATGGAGCGAATAGAACAAGAAGACGAAAATTTTAAGGAAGCCCTGGAGCTAATAGATACAATCCCTGGAATAGGGAAACGGATTGCCCAAGTAATATTGGCAGAAATAGGACTTGACATGAGCCGGTTTCCAAGCGACAAACATATAGCAGCATGGTCCGGACTAGCTCCAGGGAATAACGAAAGTGCCGGAAAGCGAAGATCTGGGAAAGCTAAACCGGGCAATCCGCAACTTAGGTCGCAACTAGTTCAGGCAGCACATACTATAGCGCGAATGAAAAACTGTTATTTATCGTCCTTATACCACCGAATAGCAGCCAGAAGGGGTAAGAAACGAGCCGCGGTCGCGGTAGCACATGCGATTATTGTAATCATATACCACATGCTGATTCGCAAGGAACCATATAAGGACCTTGGGGAAAACTATTTGTCGGAACAAATGCGCCGCAGCAAAATTAAAAATTTAGTAAACCTCGTCAAAAACATAAAGAAGTTGGACGATGATGTTCAATTCATTATTAGCGACCAAAGTATTCGGATAGTAATTGGCGAAGAAGTTAAAGAGTTCTCAATGACAGGTTGA
- a CDS encoding Uma2 family endonuclease, which produces MTVPARKPDQKYTYGDYLAWPDDERWELINGVPYSMTPAPSRRHQAVTGEIYRQIANYIKTNGGPCQVYVAPFDVRLPKGGEKDEDIDTVVQPDIVVVCDRKKLDPRGLRGAPDLIVEVVSPATASKDKRDKFLLYERSGVREYWIVEPQPKLVTVFTLAGGRYGRPDVYAEPDQIPVGIFPDCIIDLAAVFADLEPDADGEGEE; this is translated from the coding sequence ATGACTGTTCCAGCCCGTAAACCCGACCAAAAGTATACCTATGGCGACTACCTTGCCTGGCCGGACGATGAGCGGTGGGAGCTGATCAACGGCGTACCGTATAGCATGACGCCAGCGCCGTCACGGCGACATCAGGCGGTAACCGGGGAAATCTACCGCCAAATCGCCAACTATATAAAAACAAACGGCGGGCCCTGTCAAGTGTATGTGGCTCCCTTTGACGTCCGCCTGCCGAAGGGCGGCGAGAAAGACGAGGACATTGACACCGTCGTCCAGCCGGACATTGTCGTGGTGTGCGACCGGAAAAAACTCGACCCGCGTGGTTTACGTGGCGCGCCGGACCTCATCGTTGAAGTGGTGTCACCCGCTACGGCCAGCAAAGACAAGCGGGACAAATTCCTGCTGTACGAGCGCTCTGGCGTCCGGGAGTACTGGATCGTCGAGCCGCAGCCCAAACTGGTCACGGTCTTTACGCTGGCGGGCGGCCGCTACGGCCGGCCCGACGTTTACGCCGAACCCGACCAGATCCCGGTTGGCATCTTCCCCGATTGCATCATCGACCTCGCCGCCGTCTTCGCCGATCTTGAGCCGGACGCCGACGGCGAGGGTGAGGAATAG